AAACGAAATGGAATTTTACCACAAGATTTAAGAAACGAAGCAGCGAAACTCCAAAGAACTGAAGCTGCTAAAGCATTGGACATGGCAGATATTTATGAAGTTTACAAACAAAAATGCTGGCAGATAAATGCTTATGAGGTTGGTGACATTTATGAGAAATTAAACGGCTTGGATACAGAAGAAAAAGTGAAAAATTTTAGGAAGCTTTATCCCGATGTAAATCTAATTCTGGTTGAAGGTTTTGATGAACTAACAGAGCCCGAAATAAAAATTATTAATTTTATCTCTGCTCTCCCAGACTTAACATTAGTCTTAAATTTCAATTATGACAAGAATAATCCCTCTGTTTTTTCACATTTGGATAAAACCTATCGTACGCTAAAACGATATGGCTTTGGTGAAATTAAAACTAATATCAACCCAGTTAATGAAGAAAAAAATAGTAATCATAAACCAACAAACCATCGTGTTGAATTTTATAAACACATAACCAAAAGTTTATTTAAAGCGAGGAAAAATGAAAAGAAAAGATTTGAAGGGATTGAAATAGTTGAGTATGAGGCTAACGATAGAGTGGATGAAGTAAAAATAATAGCAAAAAAAACAAAAGAATTAATTGCCATAAATGGTATTGAGCCGCATAAAATTTGTGTCGTTTTTAATTTAATTCAAAATTACTCGACTATAATTAGGGATGTTTTTGATAATTACGGTATACCATTTAATTTAACTGACCGAATTACCCTCAGCACATCTCAACCAATAGTGACAATTATAAATTTTCTTGAGATAATTGAAAATGACTTTTATTATAAGAACATTTTACGTGCACTTAGCACGGGCTATCTTAATTTAGCGGATGTCAATATTTCAAATTTATTAGATGCAGCAATTGAGCTCAAAATAGTTGGGGGAGAAAGAAATTGGTTTAATTCTCTTGACGACGCAATTAAAAATCTCGAGTTAAATAGCAATATTGAATTGGAGGAAAAAGAGAGTAAAGTAAAAAAATATAAATCTGCATTGGAAAGCATATCTAAAATTTCCGAACTGCTTAATCCATTTAAAAAGAAATTGACAATAAAGAATTTTAAAAAAGAATTAGAGCATTTTATATTTAGCTCTGCATTGCCATTTAAGCTATTAAATGCTGATAGTGATTACGCGCCTTTTATCATGCAGAACAGAATAGCAGAAGAAAATATAAAGTCGGTTGTGTTTTTTTTCGATACAATTAATGAAGTTTTTGATTTGATTGAAAAAGAGGAAGGGAGCGAGAAAAAATACACGCTGCAATTTTTTCTTAATCAAATTAGAACTGCCGCCTCAACGGCGAGGTTTAATATTAAAGAAAGATCTAATTACGGGGTTCTTGTTACTAATTTGGAAGAAATCAGAGGCTTAGAATTTGATTATGTGTTCATTGGTGGAATGTGTGATGGAGATTTACCAACTAAATATACTCCAGAAATATTTTTTTCCGGTTCTTTCTTAAAAAAGGCAATTACACATCAGTCAGAAGAAAGATTTAGATTTTACCAAGCATTAAACTGCTGGAAAAAAGGTCTGTATTTAATGGCACCTTTACATAATAACACAGAAGAACTCTCCAAATCCATTTTTCTAAAAGAAATAGAGGATGTAATTGAGATAGAAATAAAAAATGAAAAAGCTTTTGAGGAAACCTTATATAATGAACAAGAACTTTTAGAAGAAATTGGGAAAATTACTTTAGTGGGAGCAAACAAATTTTATTCTGAAGAACTTCGTTCAAAAAATATTAATGTTGAGAAATTGGAAAAAGTAATATCAATAGATAGAATCCGTGTAGAAAATCCTTTTCTTGGTACCCCATTTACAGGCTTTTTAATTCAAAAAGGCATTAATGATTTTTATGATGATAAATTATCACAAAAAATTAATGATGCACTGTCATTTTATAAAGATAAAGAATATTCTGTTTCACAATTAGAAACATATGCAAAATGTCCATTCAAATTTTTTATGGAAAGAATACTTAAAGTGGGAGTAAGGGAAGAGCCTACCGAAGAAATTGAAGCCTTGGAAATGGGAAATATACTTCACTCAATCTTATTTGAATTTTATTCAGAGCTTCGCCGAAGAAACTTAGTATTAAAAAACTGTAGCGATGTGGTTTTTAATGAAGCATCTGAAATAATGAAAAAAATTGCCAAGGAGAAAATTAATATTGGCTCGTTTAATTCCCCTGTGACGTTTTATGAAAAAGAGAAAATTTTAGGATTTAATGATATATGGGAAAGCTCTCTCCTATATAAATTTTTGGAGGAAGAAAGAAATGGAACTGACAATTTTATTCCTTCTTTTTTTGAAGTAAGCTTTGGAACATTAAAAAAAGAGAGGATAGATGAGTTATTGAGTTTGCCCGAGCCAATAGAAATAGACGGCATTAAACTAAGAGGTAAGATTGATAGAATTGATATATCTGAAGCAGACAAATTATTCAACATTGTTGATTACAAATTAGGAGGCAAAAAGCCATCATCTAAAGAACTTAAAGATGGAATTTCACTACAGCTCCCAGTTTATCTATATGCTGCATCAGAACTGCTGAAGAAAAAATACGAAAAAGATTTTTTGCCGAACGAAATGATAATATATTCTTTAAAATATTCTGCGGATAAATTTGGTAAAGATCCAGTCTCAATAAAAAATTCGCGCGATAAAGAAATAACAACGGCGGAACAATTAATTGATTTAACAATTCATCACATTAAAAAGTACATTCAAAAAATTTCAGAAGGAGAGTTTTGTTTATCCCCACATGAAAATCGCGAGCAGATTGTCTGCAGTTACTGCCAGTTTAAATCTGTTTGCAGAATTGAGGAGATGGTGTAAGTGAGCTTTCGACTTTAGTTAAAAAATTCGGTAGGCGTGCAAATGTGTGAATAAAAGATACTGTTAATAACCAGTTTATTGTATTTATCAATTGTCAACTGAACGTTGCTTATCGATTATCGCTCATTGAAAATTTACTTGCAGTTTATCCAGCATCAAGGATACAGTATCTCTCATCTTCCATAAACCATCTTTTCCCTTGCCTTTTTCAAAAGCATTTTTGTAATTTTTAATATAAACATCGACACACGGAGGAAAGTCTAATGGAAATTACGCTTTTCAAGATTTTGCTGCCGATTGATTTCATCGCAAATTATCTTCCAGCGGTAAGATTTCGTAAGTCGGAATACTTCATTTTCTTTGTCTTCTCATGCTTAGTTGATCCGCTCATGGCTTTTCTATATAAATATCAAATAATTGGTTGTTTCTATCATATTCCTTTCTATCTTACACTAAGCCTTATAATATTACCTGGTAGCTACCGAAAAGTACGTGCTTACGCAGGTGCTGGAGTGTTTTTTGTATTGTTTCATTATTTAAATAATCGGGAAATAATGCAAATATCGGCTGCGCTGTTGGCTATCTGCTTTATAACTTTTTTAATTAATGAGATTAGAGTGAAGAATAAGAATGAATTTAAGGCTGAAGTTTTTCTATTGCTGCTTTTGATGAATATGTTTATCCACTATTGGGGGATCTTTCTTTACTTTCATCATCCACAATTGTACGTTTCCAATTGGTGGGTTGTTGTGTTTTTAGATACGTTGACATTTACGCTGATAGCATGTGCTGGACCTGAGAGAAAAGTTAGTTTAGCGTTCCTCAAGATTTTTAGTGAAAAAGTAAACTCTGCTGCTCAAAAGCGTTCTGAGTCGGAAATAACAACAAACGAAAAAAAGGACAATCATCAAATGGCTCATTTAGCTGGAGCTTTGGCGGAGCGGGTGGATTCTCATGATGGCGGTGATGAAAACGATATTGATGGTCTATTGACGAGACGAGAACTTGAGATTTATACTTATTTATGTGAAGGATTGACAAATAAAGAGATATCAGAACGGATATGTCGTAGTGTAAAAACAGTAGAAAGTCATTTAATTCATATCACTGAGAAATTAGGATTTGTGAGTGTTCGAGAGCTAAAAAAATTTGTTAACGACACAATCCGCAACAACTCACCCTACTTTGAGGAGGGAAAAATCAACAAAAGTGAGGGAAATAAATAAGAAATCAGTGTAAACCCTGATAAAAATCAGTGTTTTTCCTGATGTTTTTAAGGGAGTTCAGTGGTTATATTGCAAACAGAAATTTAGAGATTACGTATCAATGTCTACAATAGAATACACAATAAATAACGAGAAGTCGCCGCTTCGTGGTAAGCTTAAGAATTCGCAAAAGTTTTTCTTTAAGGCAGTTTATTATTTAATAACAGTTATACTGCTATTTTCTGGGGTTTCAAAAATAATCGACATAAATCCATTAATAGAAACGCTAAAAGAAGTAAAACTGCCGCATGATTTGATAATAACAATAGCGACATTGCTGCCAATAACGGAAATAGGATTAGGAATAATGCTGTTGCTAAAGATAAAACAAAGAACATCAATAAAAATAACAGTGATACTTTTTTTAGTTTTCTTTTTGTTTAGTGTTTATGGAATGGTAATGGGTATAGAAAAAGATTGTGGGTGTTTTGGGAATGCTATAAAAAGTGAGTTTGGTTGGGGGATGGTTGGAAGGAATACTTTTCTGCTTCTTCTTTCAATAGTTGTATTAGAAAGAGAGAATAGAAACGCTCTGGCGCTGGGCGAAATAAAACAATAAAAACAAAATGATTGGAGGTAAAAATGAAGAAGTTATTTTTTGCAGTTATATTTTTAACAACTATGTTCACTGGTACGCTGGATATTTCAGCACAAAAGCCGGCCTATTGTAACGATGCCTATCGAAAGTGTCTGGCAGTTTGTTCTGATATATATAGCGATCCATTATCCCAGGCGGGCTGTAATTTAGGTTGTACCATTGGGTATTGGAATTGCGGATAGAAATAAAAAGCTTGCTATTAGTGTTTCTGTTTTGTTAAACAAAATTGTTTCTAATAGCAGGCTTACTTTATTTTTAACAATTTATAAATGAAGCTTTATTATGAAATATTTAATAGTATTTTTTTTATTTATTACGTTTTTTTCTGACATTATTTCACAGGTACATTTTACCTTAAAAAAAGAGCTTGAAATCAATAAAGCATCTGATACGCTTTTATTTCAAATATCAGGTATTACTACAAATACTAAGGAAGAGATATACATAAGTGATAAACTTGATTATAAAATTAAAAAATTTAGTCCTCGAGGTAATTTATTAATTTATAAGGGAAGAAAAGGAGAAGGTCCTGAAGAATTTAAGCTTGGTCCTTC
The sequence above is drawn from the Melioribacteraceae bacterium 4301-Me genome and encodes:
- a CDS encoding PD-(D/E)XK nuclease family protein, whose protein sequence is MFLIKRKSASTKLTENEVNFAEVINGKINSGKIEELLLIYPTNRKVRFVKKEIISSSPNKSTKKINIETLTTFTSKLLGVSHQFVLLSEAASAVFLKQAVNKVTLRYFSNYKDEIPNGTLNRIKDVISEYKRNGILPQDLRNEAAKLQRTEAAKALDMADIYEVYKQKCWQINAYEVGDIYEKLNGLDTEEKVKNFRKLYPDVNLILVEGFDELTEPEIKIINFISALPDLTLVLNFNYDKNNPSVFSHLDKTYRTLKRYGFGEIKTNINPVNEEKNSNHKPTNHRVEFYKHITKSLFKARKNEKKRFEGIEIVEYEANDRVDEVKIIAKKTKELIAINGIEPHKICVVFNLIQNYSTIIRDVFDNYGIPFNLTDRITLSTSQPIVTIINFLEIIENDFYYKNILRALSTGYLNLADVNISNLLDAAIELKIVGGERNWFNSLDDAIKNLELNSNIELEEKESKVKKYKSALESISKISELLNPFKKKLTIKNFKKELEHFIFSSALPFKLLNADSDYAPFIMQNRIAEENIKSVVFFFDTINEVFDLIEKEEGSEKKYTLQFFLNQIRTAASTARFNIKERSNYGVLVTNLEEIRGLEFDYVFIGGMCDGDLPTKYTPEIFFSGSFLKKAITHQSEERFRFYQALNCWKKGLYLMAPLHNNTEELSKSIFLKEIEDVIEIEIKNEKAFEETLYNEQELLEEIGKITLVGANKFYSEELRSKNINVEKLEKVISIDRIRVENPFLGTPFTGFLIQKGINDFYDDKLSQKINDALSFYKDKEYSVSQLETYAKCPFKFFMERILKVGVREEPTEEIEALEMGNILHSILFEFYSELRRRNLVLKNCSDVVFNEASEIMKKIAKEKINIGSFNSPVTFYEKEKILGFNDIWESSLLYKFLEEERNGTDNFIPSFFEVSFGTLKKERIDELLSLPEPIEIDGIKLRGKIDRIDISEADKLFNIVDYKLGGKKPSSKELKDGISLQLPVYLYAASELLKKKYEKDFLPNEMIIYSLKYSADKFGKDPVSIKNSRDKEITTAEQLIDLTIHHIKKYIQKISEGEFCLSPHENREQIVCSYCQFKSVCRIEEMV
- a CDS encoding response regulator transcription factor — translated: MEITLFKILLPIDFIANYLPAVRFRKSEYFIFFVFSCLVDPLMAFLYKYQIIGCFYHIPFYLTLSLIILPGSYRKVRAYAGAGVFFVLFHYLNNREIMQISAALLAICFITFLINEIRVKNKNEFKAEVFLLLLLMNMFIHYWGIFLYFHHPQLYVSNWWVVVFLDTLTFTLIACAGPERKVSLAFLKIFSEKVNSAAQKRSESEITTNEKKDNHQMAHLAGALAERVDSHDGGDENDIDGLLTRRELEIYTYLCEGLTNKEISERICRSVKTVESHLIHITEKLGFVSVRELKKFVNDTIRNNSPYFEEGKINKSEGNK
- a CDS encoding MauE/DoxX family redox-associated membrane protein; this translates as MSTIEYTINNEKSPLRGKLKNSQKFFFKAVYYLITVILLFSGVSKIIDINPLIETLKEVKLPHDLIITIATLLPITEIGLGIMLLLKIKQRTSIKITVILFLVFFLFSVYGMVMGIEKDCGCFGNAIKSEFGWGMVGRNTFLLLLSIVVLERENRNALALGEIKQ